From Acinetobacter lwoffii, a single genomic window includes:
- a CDS encoding HAD family hydrolase: MKAVLFDLDGTLIDTAADFIRIIQQMCREGGRPQVAPELIRTQVSEGARAMVKLVYPELQLEDPVFLQHRQRFLDMYGADIAVDTDLFDGMYPLLEQLEENDIPWGIVTNKPRWLSEALLQALNLSERCAVLVCPEDVTRTKPDPEPMYLAAKQLNLAAEDCIYVGDHPRDIDAGRHAQMLTILAAYGYLPLQYKDDLNAWQADHIVHTVPELHQLIQTLVLKQHTAVS; encoded by the coding sequence ATGAAAGCCGTTTTATTTGACCTAGATGGAACCCTGATTGATACCGCTGCCGATTTTATCCGAATTATCCAGCAGATGTGCCGTGAAGGAGGCCGCCCACAGGTTGCACCCGAGCTGATTCGTACCCAGGTCTCCGAAGGCGCTCGCGCTATGGTGAAACTGGTTTATCCGGAACTGCAACTAGAAGATCCGGTCTTTCTGCAACACCGTCAGCGCTTTCTGGACATGTACGGCGCAGATATTGCGGTCGATACCGATCTGTTTGACGGCATGTATCCTTTGTTGGAACAGCTAGAGGAAAATGACATTCCTTGGGGGATCGTGACCAATAAACCGCGCTGGCTCAGTGAGGCTTTACTGCAAGCACTGAACTTGAGTGAACGCTGTGCGGTGTTGGTATGTCCAGAAGATGTCACTCGGACCAAACCTGATCCTGAACCAATGTATCTGGCAGCCAAGCAACTGAATCTTGCCGCGGAAGACTGTATCTATGTCGGAGATCATCCACGAGATATTGATGCCGGCCGTCATGCCCAGATGCTGACCATTCTGGCTGCTTATGGTTATTTGCCGTTGCAATACAAAGACGATTTAAACGCCTGGCAGGCCGACCATATCGTGCATACTGTGCCAGAATTACATCAATTGATTCAGACACTAGTACTGAAGCAGCATACTGCGGTATCTTGA
- the ubiG gene encoding bifunctional 2-polyprenyl-6-hydroxyphenol methylase/3-demethylubiquinol 3-O-methyltransferase UbiG has product MSQLNVDPQEIAKFEAFAAIWWDQHSEFRPLHMINPLRLNWIDEHAGGLSGKKVLDVGCGGGILAESMARRGADVLGIDMGAAPLNVARIHAEQEGVNNIEYRQVPVEQLAEEQAGQYDIVTCMEMLEHVPDPASIIQACHKLVKPGGHVFFSTINRNPKSYLFAIIGAEYVLRMLAKGTHDYSKFIKPSELAHDIRNAGLKLKDMTGLHYNPLTKRYWLAPNVDVNYMVYTVKDSAAETTA; this is encoded by the coding sequence ATGTCGCAATTGAATGTTGATCCACAAGAAATTGCCAAGTTTGAAGCATTTGCAGCTATATGGTGGGATCAGCATTCCGAGTTCCGCCCCTTGCACATGATTAATCCACTGCGTTTAAACTGGATTGATGAACATGCCGGAGGCCTGAGCGGCAAAAAAGTGCTGGATGTCGGCTGTGGTGGCGGTATTCTGGCCGAAAGCATGGCGCGACGCGGTGCCGATGTACTCGGGATTGATATGGGCGCAGCCCCTTTAAATGTGGCACGCATCCATGCCGAACAGGAAGGTGTGAACAATATTGAATATCGTCAGGTGCCGGTTGAGCAACTGGCAGAGGAACAGGCTGGCCAATATGACATCGTGACCTGCATGGAAATGCTAGAGCATGTGCCAGATCCGGCATCGATTATTCAGGCCTGTCACAAGCTGGTCAAGCCAGGTGGTCATGTATTCTTCTCGACCATTAACCGTAATCCAAAGTCCTATTTATTTGCGATTATCGGGGCAGAATATGTCTTGCGCATGCTGGCCAAAGGCACCCATGATTACAGCAAATTTATCAAGCCGTCTGAACTGGCACATGATATTCGTAACGCTGGTTTAAAGCTCAAAGACATGACCGGTCTGCACTATAATCCGCTGACCAAGCGTTATTGGCTGGCACCGAATGTTGATGTGAACTACATGGTTTATACCGTGAAAGATAGCGCAGCAGAGACCACAGCATGA
- a CDS encoding thiol:disulfide interchange protein DsbA/DsbL, which translates to MKKFLLGAVAASVLAFSGNAMANFVAGQDYQVVAKPVKVEKPGRIEVREFFWYGCGHCFALEPHMQGWLKKLPKDVRFVRTPAAMNPLWEQAARAYYVSEALGVRQKAHLQLFHDIHDKQRPILEQAQLAKFYTRYGIPEAKFNSTYKSFPITSKIAQAKNLAAQYQLSGVPAVTVNGKYIVQGNDAKVIQVVNYLIEKERKAK; encoded by the coding sequence ATGAAAAAATTCCTTTTAGGCGCTGTTGCCGCATCTGTTTTGGCCTTTTCAGGCAATGCTATGGCCAATTTTGTGGCAGGTCAGGACTATCAGGTGGTTGCAAAACCAGTCAAAGTCGAAAAACCGGGCAGAATTGAGGTACGTGAATTCTTCTGGTACGGCTGTGGTCACTGTTTCGCGCTTGAACCACATATGCAGGGCTGGTTGAAAAAATTACCAAAAGATGTACGTTTTGTACGTACGCCGGCTGCAATGAATCCACTCTGGGAGCAGGCAGCGCGTGCTTATTATGTGTCTGAAGCATTGGGTGTGCGTCAAAAAGCACATTTACAATTATTCCATGATATTCATGACAAGCAACGTCCAATTTTAGAACAGGCGCAATTGGCCAAGTTCTATACCCGCTATGGTATTCCTGAAGCGAAATTTAACAGCACTTATAAATCTTTCCCGATCACTTCGAAAATTGCCCAAGCCAAAAATCTGGCTGCTCAGTATCAGTTAAGTGGTGTTCCGGCAGTGACCGTGAATGGTAAATATATTGTGCAGGGTAATGATGCCAAAGTCATTCAGGTGGTGAATTACTTGATCGAAAAAGAGCGTAAAGCCAAATAA
- a CDS encoding TetR family transcriptional regulator, whose translation MSLREDRKQQSHQALLDATLAFSSQGRAFSTISLREVTNAVGLVPTAFYRHFQDMNQLGLELLDQVAIHIKGVLNQLGQAYLYQPNTRTYTGLELFFQAVEYHPEPWIFFVAERWGGSDVLRAGIEREIRFLAEDVMHELAKMQSTRHIQAPQDLQALAQMLIELSLNWAMGWIHLQHQADPELRRTQSTAFKTQSILQMQLLLHGILHWYRRPAETVETAGPVLNEAVIPPA comes from the coding sequence ATGTCCTTACGTGAAGATCGCAAGCAGCAAAGTCATCAGGCGTTACTCGATGCCACTCTGGCATTCAGCAGTCAGGGCCGTGCTTTCAGCACGATCAGCCTGCGTGAAGTTACGAATGCAGTTGGACTGGTACCGACGGCATTTTATCGGCATTTTCAGGATATGAACCAGCTGGGTCTGGAGTTGCTGGATCAGGTTGCGATTCACATCAAAGGAGTACTCAATCAACTGGGACAGGCTTATCTGTATCAGCCAAATACCCGAACCTACACCGGACTTGAACTGTTTTTTCAGGCGGTCGAATATCATCCTGAACCCTGGATTTTTTTTGTTGCAGAGCGTTGGGGCGGTTCGGACGTGCTCCGTGCCGGTATTGAACGGGAAATTCGTTTTCTGGCTGAAGATGTGATGCATGAACTGGCCAAGATGCAATCGACCCGACATATTCAGGCGCCACAGGACTTGCAGGCTCTGGCACAGATGCTGATTGAACTGTCCCTGAACTGGGCCATGGGCTGGATTCATCTGCAGCATCAAGCTGATCCAGAGCTGCGCCGCACACAATCCACTGCCTTTAAAACCCAAAGCATATTGCAGATGCAACTGTTGCTGCATGGCATTTTGCACTGGTACCGGCGACCTGCCGAAACAGTCGAAACAGCAGGCCCTGTGCTCAATGAAGCGGTCATTCCCCCTGCCTAA
- the rph gene encoding ribonuclease PH, translated as MRIDQRALDQLREVKITRNYTRYAEGSVLVEFGHTKVLCTASVDSSVPRFLKGQGQGWVTAEYGMLPRSTHTRSDREAARGKQSGRTQEIQRLIGRSLRSMVDLKKLGENTITIDCDVIQADGGTRTAAITGAAVALVDAMNVLLERKKIKHDPLKGLVAAVSVGIFKDEVLLDLCYEEDSNCQTDLNVVMTQAGEFIEIQGTAEDKPFTRAQSDAMLEMAEKGIQELVKKQQEALGW; from the coding sequence ATGCGTATCGACCAACGAGCATTAGATCAATTACGTGAAGTGAAAATTACCCGTAACTATACACGTTATGCGGAAGGCTCTGTATTGGTTGAATTTGGTCATACCAAAGTACTCTGTACCGCCAGTGTGGATAGTTCTGTACCACGCTTCCTGAAAGGTCAGGGCCAGGGCTGGGTCACGGCTGAATATGGCATGTTGCCACGTTCAACCCATACCCGTAGTGACCGTGAAGCGGCACGTGGCAAACAGAGTGGCCGTACCCAGGAAATTCAGCGTCTGATTGGTCGTAGCCTGCGCTCAATGGTCGATCTGAAAAAACTCGGTGAAAATACCATTACTATCGATTGTGATGTGATTCAGGCTGATGGCGGCACCCGTACTGCCGCAATTACCGGTGCTGCGGTGGCTCTGGTCGATGCCATGAACGTCTTGCTGGAAAGAAAAAAAATCAAACATGATCCATTAAAAGGTTTGGTGGCTGCGGTTTCTGTCGGTATTTTCAAAGATGAAGTGTTACTGGATCTTTGCTATGAAGAAGATTCAAACTGTCAAACTGATTTGAACGTGGTGATGACTCAGGCCGGTGAATTTATTGAAATTCAAGGTACTGCAGAAGACAAACCATTTACCCGCGCACAATCGGATGCCATGCTGGAAATGGCCGAAAAAGGTATTCAGGAACTGGTGAAGAAACAGCAAGAAGCTTTAGGCTGGTAA
- the nadC gene encoding carboxylating nicotinate-nucleotide diphosphorylase, with the protein MRISQALLDQSIQINIQQALSEDIGEGDITALLTPEDEQATATIISREDMVLAGQPWVNALIQAYDPSIEVIWLKNDGDHVQANQAFLKLAGSARSLLTVERPALNFVQTLSAVATKTAHYVKQLQGLNTKLLDTRKTLPGLRIAQKYAVAIGGGQNHRLGLFDAFLIKENHIMAAGGIAQAIAKAHQIAPGKPVEVEVETWDELNQALEAHADIVMLDNFSQQQMIDAVQHVAGRCKLEASGNITIDNLREVASTGVDYISMGVLTKDLKAIDLSMRFNA; encoded by the coding sequence ATGCGCATATCTCAAGCTTTGCTAGACCAGTCCATTCAGATCAATATTCAACAAGCACTTTCAGAAGATATCGGTGAAGGCGATATTACCGCCCTGCTGACTCCTGAAGATGAACAGGCCACTGCCACTATCATTAGCCGTGAAGACATGGTTTTGGCCGGCCAGCCTTGGGTAAATGCTTTGATTCAGGCCTATGATCCAAGTATTGAAGTGATCTGGCTGAAAAATGATGGCGATCATGTTCAAGCCAATCAAGCATTTTTAAAACTGGCCGGATCTGCACGTAGCTTACTCACCGTGGAGCGCCCTGCGCTAAACTTTGTCCAGACGCTGTCTGCGGTTGCGACTAAAACCGCCCACTATGTCAAACAGTTGCAAGGTTTAAACACCAAATTATTAGATACTCGTAAAACGCTTCCGGGTCTGCGTATCGCACAAAAATATGCCGTGGCCATTGGCGGTGGCCAGAATCACCGTTTGGGCCTGTTTGATGCCTTCTTGATTAAAGAAAATCATATTATGGCAGCGGGTGGGATTGCGCAGGCGATTGCCAAGGCCCATCAAATTGCACCGGGTAAGCCTGTCGAAGTTGAAGTCGAAACCTGGGATGAGCTGAATCAGGCACTCGAAGCCCATGCTGATATTGTGATGCTGGATAATTTCAGTCAGCAGCAGATGATCGACGCGGTGCAACATGTGGCCGGTCGCTGCAAACTGGAAGCCTCAGGTAATATCACCATTGATAATTTACGTGAAGTCGCGAGTACCGGCGTAGATTATATTTCCATGGGCGTGCTGACCAAAGATCTCAAAGCCATTGATCTGTCGATGCGTTTCAATGCTTAA